In the Silene latifolia isolate original U9 population chromosome 1, ASM4854445v1, whole genome shotgun sequence genome, gaccctgtgtattcgtgaacacaccgtgatgatccgttttatggggagcagacttgtgagtttaagagataggatgggagcttgatgggcgtgagacattggatcagacgacttagtggctagatcatcatctagaagactttcacttttatttatgtcagttcttgtaattcgaGTTGAAAAGagtatttgtaataattaagttaaaatattacataaattgccttggagtttaatttgttattcactacctcgggaaaccgagatggtaacagtccgttttattagagaatgtcttgacgaggacttcttttataaaccggggtgttacagctaTGTAGTTTCATTTCCTCTTatatatttttagtaaatactttCCTAGTTTAGCATAGTTAGCATTAACTTTTTCTTTCCCTAAATGGATGTATCGCTATTCTGCactttcaatgtttcctgctaccaggatgtaactatcaaatttccctctttggggAGTACTAGTCAATCAAACGTCTGCTTCCCACCAAGTTGTCttcttattgcttgttgttgctttcttgtgaacgactcttaCCTTCACTTCACTAACAAGCCCGTGTGTGTCGATCGAGACTAGGATTCCGACACCCacaacccgagaccgattacgagtgcctagtgcttgacaaacactagttCCTAACGCTCTCGCTTTCATTCTTGTCGAGCAATGCTATGGACAATCTTTTTAGAGTTTTCTCCGATCCTTCTCCTTTCACATACCAGTAAAatactccctttgtcccggtcatttgttgtcctcttctattttggggtgtctcagccATTTGTAATCCTTTCTATTTTatgaatgaacttgatgagtaatttgatcattctcattcactttgttccacttgtcatttggtTATTGGTCATCTCCTCTTTTCTTGATCTTTATGCCAAAAGTAAAGGATAATAATTGACCAGGACAGAAGGAGTAATATTCTAGCCACTTGCATTTGTTGTCCATGTAGACAAAACGTAATGCACTCGGAACAAATTTACTTGTCAAGTTGTCATATGAGAAATTGAGAAGATTGGAGAGACGACTGGAGAGTGAAggtacttattattaaaagtttTTAATGGATGATGCTTTGGAGATGGATAATGAGGAAAGTAGAAGTGAAGAAGTCATAAAGAAACTGGATCTTTAATGCAATCAAATGATTAGAAATTTAAAGAGATAAGATGGAATTTTGGAATTATTGGACACGTGAGTAAGCATAAATAATAAGTTGTCATAAACGAAAGCCAACTCCTCCATTccttttctttcaaatcttgtgatGCCTAAACTTTCCACACTTACAAGTTACAAATTGGCATGGGAGTTTTACCATTTCTTGCTACTAAGCCCCATCATCAATCATCAAGTCTCTCAATAAATGATCTAGAGTATGGATAAAATGTGACGCTGGATTATGATCACCCTTTTTTATGACTTTACCAACTAAACTAGTTGACATctgtattattaattattaatcttATTAATGAAAGACCAAGAAATACAAGGAATTCGTTGGATCTAAGATCTAAATCAATCCACCTGCCCTCGCCGATGTATGACATTGATCATCATACCTGGATTTAGTTTTATATCTTCCATTTCTtttattaggatattaggcccattagggcTTAGTAGTGACGGCTACGTTACGATGGCTGTCTCTAGGTTTAAGTAATGCTTAAGGTTTCTTGTAAGGTATTATAAATACCGATCTGATATCAACAACCATCATCTTTCTTTCCATTAGTTGGCTACAAGGGATAAGAATGGCCTTTTCCAGGTAAGAGATGAATGAGGCGTTACGATTTGTACGGGGCATCCGGCTATAGGCTCTCCAGGTACTAAATCTATGCTAAAAGGGAACTAGCACTCGAACAGTCTGGACACCCTTAGGGGGTTAGAGGGAATAACTAAGATAACACAAGGTAACAAGGGGTCAGATGTACGCAGTCTTACTCTTGCATTAGTAACCCAAAGAAACTATCTTCGAATGGCAAAAAATATAAATTGCGTTCAGCACTGTATTTCGCAAAAAAAGAAGTGCAAAGTGTTTAGTAAgtcatttttattattattattattatatcataATCAATGACTAAAGAATAACGAGTATTTGATTCCATTAAAAATGGAAAGACATTGCAAGAAGAATAATGGTACAAATTTCAAATAGAGTTCAGCAAATCAAAGAGTATAAAACTTCTTGACTGATAAAAAATCACCTTCCCTTGGCATGCTGCCTGCAATCCATGATGTATATATTCTACACCATTTACAGCATCAAGAATCCGAACTTAGATTGAAGAGACGAAGTGCCGTTGTGTACCTTGGACCCATCTCACAGCAATGGGGCTCCTAACCCGATGACTCCCATCATTCCATTCAATCGACCCAAAGCTTGACGATCCCAAGATTGATTGAAAGGCATTAGTGATACTAGTGAAAGTAATCTCATAAGACAATGTTTGGTGTTCTGCACTGAAAACAAGCTTCCTCGGAGAAACACTAATATCAACATTTACTGGTGCATTTACGCTAACTTCATATACAGCATCGACTGAGCTCCCGACATTTTTCACCAATCTGGTGTATTTTACAACCTCTTTCCCGGATTCAAATACAACCGAGAATGACGGATAGTTCAGATTACCAGGGCTAGACAAGTTGTTGACCGCGCAGTCTATAGTAGCAGGCTTCTTGAGGAAAATGGCAATCTTTTTGGGATCATACCCGATAGAACATAAAAATGCTATATAATCCTCAGTACCAACATCATAAACTAGCCCCGGATCCAGAGCTTTGTTAGGATCAACATGGCCCGACCCAATAACAAATGGAGAAGATTCCTTACCCGTGGCAAGATCAGTGAAATTCTTTCCAGAATTGTCGAGGTAATAGGTTGTCGTCATAAGTGCAGATTTGATAGCTGATGGGGTCCAACTAGGGTAAGCGTTCTTAAGCAAAGCGGCCAAACCACTAACATGTGGGCAGGCCATGGAGGTTCCCGATATAATATTAAACTGGACCCTTCTCGGGTCAACTTCCTGGTCGGTGGGAGAAGAAGCTCCTGTCCAACCGGCTAAGATGTTGACCCCTGGTGCAATAACATCGGGCTTGAGTATTTCAGGTGTGAGGTGATTGGGCCCACGACTGGAAAATGCTGCCACCCGCGGAGATGAGGGCGAGGTGCTTATGACAGTTCCAATGAACTTGATTATAGCTGTTGGATTAGGTGCTGAAGAGACGTAGTCTTTGATCTGGTTCGCAGCAATCTGGCCGACCATAGTGGCGGCAACTAAGTGAGAATCAGCTACCAGTTCCTCACCACTTTCGGCTGTGTTGGCTAGAATCATTGCCGCTCCACCAGCATGCTTTACTGCAGTACCCTTTGCTACACGAGCAGTAGATCCTCGCTCACATAGGACCATTTTCCCAGACACTTTTGCTGAGTCAAGTTCACCTGTCATGACACATACACTCATTAGACTATGCTACTTGCAAAGATAATCTACGTCATGTTCACCGTCAAACGACATTCTATCAGGGGGGAAAAAACATTACAGGACTGAGAAAAGGTAGTACCTTCTAAGCACTGTCGACTGCCACAATCACCACCGTAGACCAGCTCCAAGTACTCACTCTCATTCAAAGGATCCCCAGAATATAAGGACACTCCATTAAACGTCCTTCCATCACCCAACACCACATCAGCCGGAAACTCCCTATCAAGTGTCGAAGCACCAACTGTCAAAATCCAAGGTGCGATATTTGTGACAGTGTACGGGTTAGGACCTGAATTCCCAGCAGAGCAAGAGACCAGGACTCCGCTCTGAACAGCATGAAGTGACCCAATAGCAATAGAGTCCTCATAATATTTCGGAGCCAGCCCCGAGGTTCCCACAGATAGTGAAATCACGTCGACCCCATCCTCGATGGCCTGGTCAAAAGCCGCCAGTATGTCTGAATCATGGCATCCATTACTCCAACACACTTTGTAAGCAGCAATGCGAGCCTTGGGCGCCATCCCCTTTGCCTCCCCTCGTGCATATTGGAAAAACCCGGCGTCAGCAACCACTGATCCTGCTGCTGTCGAAGCCGTGTGGGTCCCGTGACCTTCCGTATCCCTAGGTGATTTCGACTCTTTGGTCTCATTCATCGGCCCTTTATGCGCTTCATACCTACACAATATCAAAACATTATAAGAACCTATGATCAAACTAACCACAATCGTCTTAAACCAAACAAAACGTCACATAATCTTCGACAGAAACTCGATCTTCCACTTCATTAGAATGTGAATTTCAAAGCCAACTAACCTAGATGAGTAGCACCAACTAGTTTATGTACACACTAACTTCACTCAAATTGCAGTGGACTCCTAAGTTccaaaatcaattaaattaaatcCATTACTATTCGATGGGGAACACAAATCGTAGAATAAGACGGTCCTTTAAGATACTAAAAATTTTATTGATTACAAAGTAACTCAAAACATTATCTAGAATAACTACAATGTGATATTAACAATCAACCAATCATGCTCTTGGAACCGTGGTAGGCATAGATGGGTCGAAGATCTTCCCCAGAACATTGCTAACATTGCTTTGGTCGACATCGATTTAATGCATTAAACCCTCCTTGggttctttcaaaaaaaaaaaaaagtcgcaACTTTTCCAATATACGGGCGACCGTCTCAACTAGACCCCATAGGGTCATACCACCACCAATCATACTCATGAGTAATgacatactccctcccatccaaaccaaatgttacaTTTGACTTTATTACGCTTGTCGAGACGCGTTTTGCAaggtgaatatctttagttacacattattaaaaattataaaaacttgatattcttatactccctccgtaccacaccaaaggtaacctAGGGAAaagtggagtatttaagaaaaagtggaaaaagtaagggtaaatagggaaaaaataggtggggtatgtaattgtgggtttaattgtgggttgataggtggggtatgtaatggcattttgtgtaaatatcataggtataaggataacttggtaatgttgtggcccaaataaggaatgttacctttggtgtggtacgtccgtttatagtaagtgttacctttggtctggtacggagggagtagcattcatgacgatgaatcaaacaagatctcgcatgaccatgttttctcttatacattactaataataataccaaagatTCCTTACAATCataaatagtgccaaaaagtcaaatgcaacctttggtttggatgggagggagtaatttcgtataatcataatcattactccctccataccatacAAATGGTAACGTGGTAAGAAATGGAGCTTTTAAGTAAAGAAGGTAAAAGAAGGGGTAAAGAGGAaagaaaataggtggggtatgtaattgtgggtttaattgtgagttGGTATGTGGAGTATGTAGtgacattttatgtaaatatcaaatgagtataaggataatttggtaatgttgtgggctaaataaggaatgttaccattggtgtggtacggccgtattaggtaagtgttagtgtgttaccattggtctggtacggAAGGAGGATTATATACTTGATCATCTCATCTAATCCGCACACGTAAGTTAGCTTAGTTGGTAAAGTCATCAAAATGAACGAAGATTCATGACATAAATTCATACTCATATAGTCATATACTCATGATTCATGACATGATGACATATTTTCatatcatcataatcatcataaTTAATATACTTGCTCAtctaatcaatatctatctatctatctatattattaaaggaagcttttttcgagtgtTGATAGAGTCTCCAACATTGCCGAAACACCTaaataatttttcaaaaattctacCGTCCTCCCGGAGGATGGTACTCCTCACACACAAACACAATCCACCCAAATGCAATATTATAATGGCTTGTGTGTGAGGAGTACCGTCCTCCGGGAGGACGGTAGAATTACTCATAATTTTTATCTATTAAATTCCAATTTGTTACTAagatagagtttttatttttaggATAAtttttaaagtaatttttatctaTTAAATTCCACTAGATAGAGTTTCATTTTTAGGATAGAGTTTTAAtttttaaagtaatttttatctaTTAAATTCCACTAGATAGAGTTTCATTTTTAGGATAGAGTTTTATTAATGAATTGTTTGTTGATAAAAATTGTGGTTGACTATCAACATTCAAATCAAATTGCCTACACTTCACGTGAAGGGTTCAAATTTACACTCCGTTTTGAGTGTTTGTGTCCTACTCTCACATTAACTCTCTCCGTCTCCACTATATATAGTCATATATGGGGCGTGtaccaaaaaacaaaaaatagtGTCATATGGGACAACAAAATACACTGCTTAATCATTGCAAATTTAgtgattttatttttattattagttGCATTATTTTGTATAGGA is a window encoding:
- the LOC141613617 gene encoding subtilisin-like protease SBT1.4, which codes for MSPLFLLPILLLLLPQTQSTTQTYIIHTQPSTRSYTHLLHSLSSTSSPPPHLLYTYSHSATGFAARLTPVQAAELTRHPTVLSVSPDRVHQLHTTHTPDFLGLADGSGLWPNSGYASDVIVGVLDSGIWPEIPSFNDDGYDPVPDTWKGECFVGPSFPVTSCNRKLIGARAFYQGYEAHKGPMNETKESKSPRDTEGHGTHTASTAAGSVVADAGFFQYARGEAKGMAPKARIAAYKVCWSNGCHDSDILAAFDQAIEDGVDVISLSVGTSGLAPKYYEDSIAIGSLHAVQSGVLVSCSAGNSGPNPYTVTNIAPWILTVGASTLDREFPADVVLGDGRTFNGVSLYSGDPLNESEYLELVYGGDCGSRQCLEGELDSAKVSGKMVLCERGSTARVAKGTAVKHAGGAAMILANTAESGEELVADSHLVAATMVGQIAANQIKDYVSSAPNPTAIIKFIGTVISTSPSSPRVAAFSSRGPNHLTPEILKPDVIAPGVNILAGWTGASSPTDQEVDPRRVQFNIISGTSMACPHVSGLAALLKNAYPSWTPSAIKSALMTTTYYLDNSGKNFTDLATGKESSPFVIGSGHVDPNKALDPGLVYDVGTEDYIAFLCSIGYDPKKIAIFLKKPATIDCAVNNLSSPGNLNYPSFSVVFESGKEVVKYTRLVKNVGSSVDAVYEVSVNAPVNVDISVSPRKLVFSAEHQTLSYEITFTSITNAFQSILGSSSFGSIEWNDGSHRVRSPIAVRWVQGTQRHFVSSI